One Mercurialis annua linkage group LG3, ddMerAnnu1.2, whole genome shotgun sequence DNA window includes the following coding sequences:
- the LOC126671314 gene encoding NAC transcription factor 47-like, translating into MTMKKNPESKLPPGFRFHPTDEELILHYLKKKLTSLPFPLSIIADVDLYKFDPWDLPEKAAFGEKEWYFFSPRDRKYPNGARPNRSAASGYWKATGTDKVIVASAAGRSGGGGGAVQENIGVKKALVFYKGRPPKGIKTNWIMHEYRLADAPTYNHKPKNSTTTMRLDDWVLCRIYKKTQAPPPAAAPETSDHDQEEEEEEDQFVKENVLKTLKNPITNNYPLMPQKSYSFSNLLDAMDYNILSNFLSDNNQFNSTEYNSLNTTTAMLNNSNPNPNTSSSSSYLLHKLPDQLNSDTPLMPNMENKLKRPLSTIDEDINNYQPFKRFNNSYNFSNTTTQITDHQYNFLNQPFLNQQLVLNPNLQFQDKLLHH; encoded by the exons ATGACGATGAAGAAGAACCCGGAATCGAAATTGCCGCCGGGTTTTAGATTTCATCCGACCGATGAGGAACTAATCCTTCATTACCTTAAAAAGAAACTCACTTCACTTCCTTTTCCTCTTTCGATCATTGCAGATGTTGATCTTTATAAGTTTGATCCGTGGGACTTACCAG AAAAAGCTGCGTTTGGAGAGAAAGAGTGGTATTTTTTCAGTCCAAGAGATAGGAAATACCCTAATGGAGCAAGGCCTAATAGATCAGCAGCTTCTGGGTATTGGAAGGCAACCGGCACAGACAAGGTTATAGTAGCATCAGCTGCTGGCCGCAGCGGTGGCGGTGGCGGTGCTGTGCAAGAAAATATTGGAGTGAAGAAGGCTCTTGTGTTCTACAAGGGTAGACCTCCTAAAGGAATCAAAACTAACTGGATTATGCATGAATATCGCTTAGCTGATGCTCCAACTTACAATCACAAGCCCAAAAATTCAACCACTACAATGAGG CTAGATGATTGGGTTCTTTGCCGGATTTACAAGAAAACACAAGCTCCACCTCCGGCGGCAGCTCCGGAAACTAGTGATCATGAtcaagaagaagaggaagaagaagatcaaTTTGTCaaagaaaatgttttaaaaaccttGAAAAATCCCATAACCAACAATTACCCTCTCATGCCTCAAAAATCATATTCTTTCTCAAACCTACTAGATGCCATGGATTACAATATACTCAGTAATTTCCTATCAGACAATAACCAATTCAACTCAACTGAGTATAATTCACTCAACACTACTACTGCAATGCTAAACAActctaaccctaaccctaatacTAGCAGCAGTAGCAGTTACTTGCTTCACAAGTTACCAGATCAGTTGAATTCGGATACTCCATTAATGCCAAACATGGAAAATAAGCTCAAGCGTCCATTATCCACCATTGATGAAGATATCAATAACTATCAGCCGTTCAAGAGATTCAACAATTCTTACAATTTTAGTAATACCACAACCCAAATTACTGATCATCAATACAATTTCCTGAACCAGCCGTTCTTGAACCAGCAACTAGTTTTAAACCCTAATCTTCAGTTCCAGGATAAATTATTGCATCATTAA